The Candidatus Aegiribacteria sp. DNA window CAAAGGTCCTGATTTCTGATCATTTTTAATCTGGATATCCCAGCGTTCTTCCTCGTATTTGTCAAACCACGAAGAGAACTTATTGAAGTCTTTCTCTGCGAGAGCGCAAACAGCTTCTATTATTTCCGTAACAGTTGTCATATTCCATCAGCCTCCATACAAAAAGTATATCCTGCTATTGATATTGTGTCAAATGAAAGTGTTTTGTTGCAGTTGACTCCCGAGCCAGAACAAATGTTAATTCAGATATTTCCCATAGTTGTGGTACATTGAATCTGGCATTTTGAACTAAAAAGTCATCGTGTAAGTTTAAGGAGTGTGAAGTATTACCATTCTCGAATGAAACCGCTAGCTTACCTGTTTCTTTGAAATGACTTTAGCTGCTGAATCTTCTCAAGAACTTATAATGACCTGGTAGCAATGCCTGATGTAGTTGGAACTACAACGTGATCCCCGGAAGGCATTGAGAAGAATGCCCGATACTGGATTGTCTGCTAAAGAAGTAGACCGTGTTATTGTAAACTTGCGATCAGAATCCCGCTCTCAGCCTGCCTAAAATAAAAGTATTCTGTTCTTTGGAATAACGCTTCATAGATGTATTTATCTCCCAGACTCTGATCATACAAATTATGTGTTAATGCGGGTGGTCCAGTTATCCGGTTGAAGACCACCATCAGAAGGCCTAACCGCGATCAAGACGATGTGTTAGCAACGGTGATATTTAACCTCAAGCAGTTTTCATTAACGCCTGCCACGGTTGTATCCACTACTTCGAGAATGAGCACCCTTGCTCCTTTTCGTTCTGTTTCCATTACCGCGACCGAAATTCTTCGGAGCCGGCAGGTTGGAATGGAATGCTTCGTGGCAATGATAGGCGTGCTTCATCTCGGTGGGTAATGGTTTGCCCAGCAAGTGTTCTATTTCCCGCAGGTAGGCTCGATCCTCGGTGCTGCAGAACGAAATAGCGTCACCGCTCGCTCCCGCTCGTGCAGTGCGTCCGATTCTGTGTATGTATGTTTCAGATTCCATGGGAAGATCGTAATTGATTACATGGGTGATGTCGTCCACATCCAATCCTCGTGCTGCCACGTCTGTAGCGACAAGCACTCGGAAACGGCCCCGCTTGAAGCCATCCAACGCCTTGATGCGTCCAGCCTGGCTTTTGTTGCCGTGAATGGCAGTACTTTTAACACCAGTTGCAGATAACTTTGAAACCACTTTGTTTGCGGTATGCTTCATCTGAGTGAAAATGAGAGCCTTATATATTGATGGGTCGCTCAGAAGAGATAACAGGAGGGCATCCTTGTTCTTTTTCCCGACGAAGAGCACCTTCTGAGTGATGTTCTCCACTACCGGTTGATCTGGTGTGATGGTAATCCGTACGGGATTGCGAACCATGGTTCTGGCCAACTCCACAATTTTTGGAGCCATAGTGGCTGAAAATAGCAGGGTCTGACGATCATCCGGAACATGAGACAACACCCTCTTGATGTCGGGAATGAAACCCATGTCAAGCATCCGATCTCCTTCATCCAGAATAAAAACTTCCACCTCATTCAGGTGGATGAATCCCTGTTGTATCAGATCAAGCAGTCGGCCGGGCGTAGCAACGAGAATATCGATTCCGTTATTCATGGCTTTAACTTGGTGAAACTGTTTCACTCCACCGTAGATCACAGCATGTCGGAGTTTTAAGAAGCGACCATAAGTATGGATGCTCTCTCCTATCTGTGCCGCGAGTTCACGCGTTGGTGTGAGAATGAGGGCACGGGGAGTTCTTTGTTGGGGCCGGCGGTAGTTGTTGTTCAGCCGCTGTAGAAGTGGTAGAGCAAAGGCGGCAGTTTTCCCGGTGCCTGTCTGGGCAGTACCCAACAGATCCCGTCCTTTCAGCAAGTGCGGAATGCACTGCTCCTGAATGGGTGTGGGAGTAGTATAGCCTTCCGAAGCTAAAGCCCGTTG harbors:
- a CDS encoding DEAD/DEAH box helicase, with translation MRKQVHSREIGSRKDHSITPQKFPLPKGVFGILIPEIQRALASEGYTTPTPIQEQCIPHLLKGRDLLGTAQTGTGKTAAFALPLLQRLNNNYRRPQQRTPRALILTPTRELAAQIGESIHTYGRFLKLRHAVIYGGVKQFHQVKAMNNGIDILVATPGRLLDLIQQGFIHLNEVEVFILDEGDRMLDMGFIPDIKRVLSHVPDDRQTLLFSATMAPKIVELARTMVRNPVRITITPDQPVVENITQKVLFVGKKNKDALLLSLLSDPSIYKALIFTQMKHTANKVVSKLSATGVKSTAIHGNKSQAGRIKALDGFKRGRFRVLVATDVAARGLDVDDITHVINYDLPMESETYIHRIGRTARAGASGDAISFCSTEDRAYLREIEHLLGKPLPTEMKHAYHCHEAFHSNLPAPKNFGRGNGNRTKRSKGAHSRSSGYNRGRR